In the Populus trichocarpa isolate Nisqually-1 chromosome 1, P.trichocarpa_v4.1, whole genome shotgun sequence genome, one interval contains:
- the LOC127904911 gene encoding structure-specific endonuclease subunit slx1-like — translation MTRLLSQTFRSVKLKASSSKPPPPQQQQPSSSSSLPRSRKTRAKSSSNSKSRSWSVYLILSTNHPIKTYVGVTTNFSRRLKQHNGELKGGAKASRAGRPWICACIIRGFNDRSEACKFESKWKSFSRKFPRKRIDDDQMKQSRKDSHRLLQHRKTALDRVKGSFDLSHLEIDWKLNTF, via the exons ATGACGAGGTTGCTGTCTCAGACGTTCCGGTCTGTAAAACTTAAAGCATCCTCAtcaaaaccaccaccaccacaacaacaacaaccatcctcatcctcatcattGCCCCGATCAAGAAAAACACGAGCAAAATCGAGCTCAAATTCGAAATCGAGATCATGGTCTGTGTATCTTATTCTCTCTACCAACCACCCGATCAAGACTTACGTTGGTGTCACCACCAATTTCTCTCGCCG CTTGAAACAACATAATGGCGAGCTTAAAGGAGGTGCAAAAGCATCCCGTGCAGGAAGGCCGTGGATTTGTGCATGCATAATTCGCGGTTTTAATGACCGAAGTGAAG cTTGCAAGTTTGAATCAAAATGGAAAAGCTTTTCAAGGAAATTTCCTCGAAAAAGGATAGATGATGACCAGATGAAGCAGAGCAGGAAGGACTCGCACCGACTCCTGCAACATAGGAAGACTGCCCTCGATAGGGTTAAAGGTTCATTTGATCTTAGTCACTTAGAAATTGACTGGAAATTGAATACTTTCTGA